A window from Zingiber officinale cultivar Zhangliang chromosome 7A, Zo_v1.1, whole genome shotgun sequence encodes these proteins:
- the LOC121999195 gene encoding putative germin-like protein 2-1, with translation MAAKIHLIIAALLALSTSRVVWDLILVHFKTFASPITAPKLLVLSYVDFDPRRLNPPHTHPRATKILTVLEGELYVGFVTSNISQTNHLFTKILKKVDVFVFPQGLVHFQFNDGHTRVVAIAALRCQNTGTITIANAIFGSKPPISDEALTKAFQVDQKTVDRLQAQF, from the exons ATGGCAGCTAAAATTCATCTGATTATTGCTGCTCTCCTTGCTTTGTCTACCTCTCGTGTAGTATGGGATCTGATCCTAGTCCACTTCAAGACTTTTGCGTCGCCGATAACAGCTCCAAAG CTCCTTGTTCTCTCTTACGTCGACTTCGACCCTCGCAGACTTAACCCACCCCACACTCACCCTCGCGCCACTAAGATCCTCACTGTGCTAGAAGGAGAGCTCTATGTTGGTTTTGTGACATCCAACATCAGCCAAACCAACCACCTTTTCACCAAGATTCTGAAGAAGGTCGATGTGTTTGTGTTCCCTCAAGGCCTTGTCCACTTCCAATTCAACGATGGCCATACAAGAGTTGTTGCAATCGCTGCTCTAAGATGCCAAAATACCGGTACCATAACCATTGCCAATGCAATTTTTGGCTCAAAACCCCCCATATCTGATGAAGCTCTCACTAAGGCATTCCAAGTAGATCAAAAGACTGTCGATCGA